A region of Athene noctua chromosome 10, bAthNoc1.hap1.1, whole genome shotgun sequence DNA encodes the following proteins:
- the TWF2 gene encoding twinfilin-2 isoform X2, which produces MQLGLSRSPLAVAQLGFVSGLFVPGFSRNPCLKATTELRDFFAKARNGSVRLIKVIIEDEQLVLGAHKELSRRWDADYDAFVLPLLDEQQPCYVLYRLDSQNAQGYEWLFISWSPDSSPVRLKMLYAATRATVKKEFGGGHIKDEMFGTVKEDVSLSGYQKHVSSCSAPAPLTAAEQELQQIRINEVKTEISVESKHQTLQGLAFPLQLDAQQAIQALKQKKINYIQLKLDLERETIDLVHTSPTEIADLPKRIPQDSARYHFFLYKHSHEGDYLESVVFIYSMPGYKCSIKERMLYSSCKSRLLDTVEQEFCLEIAKKIEIDDGAELTAEFLYEEVHPKQHAFKQAFAKPKGPVGKRGQKRLIKGPGENGEDS; this is translated from the exons ATGCAACTTGGTCTCAGTAGATCCCCACTGGCTGTAGCCCAGCTTGGGTTTGTTTCTGGACTATTTGTTCCAGGATTTTCCAGGAACCCATGCCTCAAGG CCACCACAGAATTAAGGGACTTCTTTGCCAAAGCCCGAAATGGTTCAGTTCGGCTCATCAAGGTCATCATTGAGGATG aaCAGCTCGTACTGGGAGCCCACAAAGAGCTGTCCCGACGCTGGGATGCCGACTATGATGCCTTCGTGCTGCCGTTGCTGGATGAGCAGCAGCCGTGCTACGTGCTGTACCGCCTGGACAGCCAGAACGCCCAGGGCTACGAGTGGCTCTTCATCTCCTGGTCCCCCGACAGCTCCCCG GTCCGGCTGAAGATGCTGTATGCCGCCACCAGAGCCACGGTGAAGAAGGAGTTTGGCGGGGGGCACATAAAGGATGAGATGTTTGGAACGGTGAAG GAGGATGTGTCCCTGAGCGGGTACCAAAAGCACGTGTCCTCCTgctccgccccggccccgctgacTGCAGCCGAGCAGGAGCTCCAGCAGATCCGCATCAACGAG GTGAAGACGGAGATCAGTGTGGAGAGCAAGCACCAGACCCTGCAGGGCCTGGCCTTCCCCCTGCAGTTAGATGCTCAGCAAGCCATCCAGGCGctcaagcagaagaaaatcaacTACATCCAGCTG AAGCTGGATCTGGAGCGGGAGACCATTGACCTGGTGCACACGAGCCCCACAGAGATTGCTGACCTGCCCAAGAGGATCCCCCAGGACTCGGCTCGTTATCATTTCTTCCTGTACAAGCACTCGCACGAGGGAGACTACCTGGAGTCAGTTG TCTTTATCTACTCCATGCCTGGGTACAAATGCAGCATCAAGGAGCGCATGCTCTACTCCAGCTGCAAGAGCCGGTTGCTGGACACCGTGGAGCAGGAGTTTTGCCTGGAGATAGCCAAGAAG ATCGAGATCGACGACGGAGCCGAGCTGACAGCGGAGTTCCTCTATGAGGAGGTGCACCCCAAGCAGCATGCCTTCAAGCAGGCCTTCGCCAAGCCCAAGGGGCCTGTGGGGAAGCGGGGACAGAAGCGGCTGATCAAGGGGCCGGGCGAGAACGGCGAGGACAGTTAG
- the TWF2 gene encoding twinfilin-2 isoform X1: MQLGLSRSPLAVAQLGFVSGLFVPGFSRNPCLKATTELRDFFAKARNGSVRLIKVIIEDEQLVLGAHKELSRRWDADYDAFVLPLLDEQQPCYVLYRLDSQNAQGYEWLFISWSPDSSPVRLKMLYAATRATVKKEFGGGHIKDEMFGTVKEDVSLSGYQKHVSSCSAPAPLTAAEQELQQIRINEDLPSLASSREMDSCSQDSSTEMVKTEISVESKHQTLQGLAFPLQLDAQQAIQALKQKKINYIQLKLDLERETIDLVHTSPTEIADLPKRIPQDSARYHFFLYKHSHEGDYLESVVFIYSMPGYKCSIKERMLYSSCKSRLLDTVEQEFCLEIAKKIEIDDGAELTAEFLYEEVHPKQHAFKQAFAKPKGPVGKRGQKRLIKGPGENGEDS, translated from the exons ATGCAACTTGGTCTCAGTAGATCCCCACTGGCTGTAGCCCAGCTTGGGTTTGTTTCTGGACTATTTGTTCCAGGATTTTCCAGGAACCCATGCCTCAAGG CCACCACAGAATTAAGGGACTTCTTTGCCAAAGCCCGAAATGGTTCAGTTCGGCTCATCAAGGTCATCATTGAGGATG aaCAGCTCGTACTGGGAGCCCACAAAGAGCTGTCCCGACGCTGGGATGCCGACTATGATGCCTTCGTGCTGCCGTTGCTGGATGAGCAGCAGCCGTGCTACGTGCTGTACCGCCTGGACAGCCAGAACGCCCAGGGCTACGAGTGGCTCTTCATCTCCTGGTCCCCCGACAGCTCCCCG GTCCGGCTGAAGATGCTGTATGCCGCCACCAGAGCCACGGTGAAGAAGGAGTTTGGCGGGGGGCACATAAAGGATGAGATGTTTGGAACGGTGAAG GAGGATGTGTCCCTGAGCGGGTACCAAAAGCACGTGTCCTCCTgctccgccccggccccgctgacTGCAGCCGAGCAGGAGCTCCAGCAGATCCGCATCAACGAG GACCTGCCTTCCCTGGCCTCCAGCAGAGAGATG GATTCCTGTTCCCAGGACTCGAGCACCGAGATG GTGAAGACGGAGATCAGTGTGGAGAGCAAGCACCAGACCCTGCAGGGCCTGGCCTTCCCCCTGCAGTTAGATGCTCAGCAAGCCATCCAGGCGctcaagcagaagaaaatcaacTACATCCAGCTG AAGCTGGATCTGGAGCGGGAGACCATTGACCTGGTGCACACGAGCCCCACAGAGATTGCTGACCTGCCCAAGAGGATCCCCCAGGACTCGGCTCGTTATCATTTCTTCCTGTACAAGCACTCGCACGAGGGAGACTACCTGGAGTCAGTTG TCTTTATCTACTCCATGCCTGGGTACAAATGCAGCATCAAGGAGCGCATGCTCTACTCCAGCTGCAAGAGCCGGTTGCTGGACACCGTGGAGCAGGAGTTTTGCCTGGAGATAGCCAAGAAG ATCGAGATCGACGACGGAGCCGAGCTGACAGCGGAGTTCCTCTATGAGGAGGTGCACCCCAAGCAGCATGCCTTCAAGCAGGCCTTCGCCAAGCCCAAGGGGCCTGTGGGGAAGCGGGGACAGAAGCGGCTGATCAAGGGGCCGGGCGAGAACGGCGAGGACAGTTAG